Proteins from one Telopea speciosissima isolate NSW1024214 ecotype Mountain lineage chromosome 1, Tspe_v1, whole genome shotgun sequence genomic window:
- the LOC122650076 gene encoding probable terpene synthase 9, producing TVVVGIGTASASASQESDRRSAHYHPSIWDHKFIESLKNPYTNELSHARLEELKQEVKLLILSTKDPLVRLKLIDSIQRLGVAYHFEEEIKESLLLHHLVYLEGNDDLYTAALKFRLFREHGYQISSDVFNEFKNNDGSFMDSSSNEAEGLEGLLCLYEASHLGMNGEAVLEEAMEFSLSRLKSSLMKQLVQQSLEVPLHWRMVRLEARNFINVYEKEHMKESSSILLELAKLDFNIVQSVHQRDLQELSRWWTDLAFKEELCFARDRLVENFLWAVGIIYEPEFSKCRIGLTKLISILTIIDDIYDVYGSLDELELFTKAVDRWDIKAVGDLPNYMKSCFLALLNFGNGIVYDAQRDLGLNILPYLIKEWVRLCRAYMMEARWFYKGYTPGLEEYLGNAWISVGGPVAMVHAYFLQLQGRILSADESLDCLNHRSDDLFYWASIITRLVDDLGTSQAEMERGDVHKSIQCYMKEKGVSEEKAREHIECLVRDSWKKLNECAQSCGLPKWVVDMALNMARTSQCIFQHGDGIGTPGGVTKDRVVSLFIEPLS from the exons ACGGTTGTTGTCGGCATCGGCACGGCATCGGCATCGGCATCACAAGAGAGTGATCGCCGATCAGCTCATTATCATCCTTCTATTTGGGATCACAAATTCATTGAGTCTTTGAAGAATCCTTACACG AATGAACTCTCCCATGCCCGCTTAGAGGAGCTCAAGCAAGAAGTAAAGCTGCTTATACTGTCTACCAAAGATCCATTGGTTCGATTGAAACTCATCGACTCCATTCAACGGTTGGGAGTGGCTTACCACTTCGAGGAAGAGATCAAAGagtcccttcttcttcatcatctcgTTTATTTGGAGGGCAATGATGATCTCTACACTGCTGCCTTAAAATTTCGACTTTTTCGAGAACATGGCTATCAAATTAGTTCAG ATGTGTTTAATGAATTCAAAAACAATGATGGGAGCTTCATGGACAGCTCAAGTAATGAAGCGGAGGGTCTCGAGGGTCTCTTGTGCTTATATGAAGCTTCACACCTTGGAATGAATGGAGAAGCTGTGCTAGAGGAAGCTATGGAATTCAGTCTCTCACGTCTCAAGTCATCATTAATGAAACAATTAGTACAACAATCACTGGAAGTTCCATTACACTGGAGAATGGTGAGATTAGAAGCTAGGAATTTTATAAATGTTTACGAGAAGGAACATATGAAGGAGAGTTCATCAATATTGCTTGAGTTAGCAAAGTTGGATTTCAACATTGTGCAGTCAGTTCATCAAAGGGATTTACAGGAGCTATCAAG GTGGTGGACAGATTTGGCTTTTAAAGAAGAGCTTTGCTTTGCTAGGGATCGATTAGTGGAGAATTTCCTATGGGCAGTTGGGATTATCTATGAGCCCGAATTCTCCAAATGCAGGATAGGGCTCACCAAATTAATCTCAATATTAACGATAATTGATGACATTTATGATGTATATGGATCACTAGATGAACTTGAACTCTTCACAAAAGCAGTTGATAG GTGGGATATTAAAGCCGTAGGGGACCTTCCCAATTACATGAAGTCATGCTTCTTAGCCCTGCTCAATTTTGGTAATGGAATTGTTTATGATGCACAAAGGGATCTTGGCTTGAATATCTTACCCTATCTAATAAAAGAG TGGGTAAGACTTTGCAGAGCATACATGATGGAAGCAAGATGGTTTTACAAGGGGTACACACCAGGGTTGGAAGAATATTTGGGTAATGCATGGATATCAGTGGGTGGTCCTGTAGCCATGGTCCATGCTTATTTTCTGCAGCTGCAAGGACGCATCCTATCTGCTGATGAGTCTCTTGATTGCTTGAACCATCGCTCCGACGACCTATTTTATTGGGCATCAATCATTACTAGACTTGTCGACGATCTCGGAACTTCCCAA GCTGAGATGGAAAGGGGAGATGTGCACAAGTCAATACAATGCTACATGAAAGAAAAGGGTGTCTCAGAGGAAAAAGCAAGAGAACACATAGAGTGCTTAGTGAGGGATTCATGGAAGAAGCTTAACGAGTGTGCTCAAAGCTGTGGGCTGCCCAAATGGGTGGTAGACATGGCCTTGAACATGGCACGGACTTCCCAGTGCATCTTTCAACACGGTGACGGCATCGGCACTCCCGGTGGAGTGACTAAAGATCGAGTGGTCTCACTGTTCATCGAGCCCCTTTCATGA